In Colwellia sp. PAMC 20917, a single genomic region encodes these proteins:
- a CDS encoding NUDIX domain-containing protein, with amino-acid sequence MSNKNIKPSKFSNEDVTIYQQKTCYQGVFKMDEYQLSHRLFDGGESKVLTREVFERGHAVVVIPYDAISDRVVLIEQFRVGAIGQGDTPWLLEFVAGMFGQDESPIDVAIREAKEEADLTLNANQLDKVLEYFSSPGGMSEVIHLYVANIDSKNVSGVHGLETESEDILLHVMSREQAMSLLENGKITNAATIIGLQWLQNNFHQLQQKWSS; translated from the coding sequence ATGTCTAACAAAAATATAAAGCCATCAAAGTTTTCAAATGAAGACGTCACCATTTATCAACAAAAAACCTGCTACCAAGGTGTTTTTAAAATGGATGAGTATCAACTTAGCCATCGATTATTTGATGGTGGTGAAAGTAAAGTATTAACGCGCGAAGTCTTTGAACGTGGTCATGCGGTAGTCGTTATTCCTTATGATGCGATCTCTGATCGCGTTGTGTTAATCGAACAATTTCGAGTTGGCGCTATTGGTCAAGGAGACACACCATGGCTATTAGAGTTTGTCGCCGGTATGTTTGGTCAAGATGAATCACCTATTGATGTTGCTATTCGAGAAGCTAAAGAAGAAGCCGACTTAACCTTAAATGCTAATCAACTCGATAAAGTGCTGGAGTATTTTTCAAGTCCTGGTGGTATGAGCGAAGTTATACATTTATATGTTGCTAATATAGATAGCAAAAATGTCTCAGGCGTGCATGGTTTAGAAACTGAAAGTGAAGATATTTTGTTGCATGTTATGTCAAGAGAGCAAGCCATGTCGTTGTTAGAAAATGGAAAAATCACCAATGCAGCAACAATAATTGGGTTACAATGGCTACAAAATAACTTTCATCAACTACAGCAGAAATGGTCTTCGTAA
- a CDS encoding DUF1249 domain-containing protein: MIQQNKKYQPRLSTLMNLCDVNYMFLVRLLASHNDEEAVGDERCFFISDFLSYKITILEITRYTSLVSICQELPKTKPVVTEEDNNNKTVFDHILRPKMIIRLYHDARMAEVISNQDIKQVQPRYDYPNSKMHLPDEKEQINQFLKEWLQLCLKLGQVNLSLLE; the protein is encoded by the coding sequence ATGATACAGCAAAATAAAAAATATCAGCCAAGATTATCAACCTTAATGAATCTTTGTGACGTTAATTATATGTTTTTAGTTCGCTTATTGGCCAGTCATAACGATGAAGAAGCGGTTGGTGATGAGCGGTGTTTTTTTATTTCTGATTTTTTATCTTATAAGATAACAATACTCGAAATTACTCGTTACACCAGCTTGGTGAGTATTTGCCAAGAGCTGCCTAAGACAAAACCAGTAGTTACTGAAGAAGATAACAATAATAAAACGGTATTTGACCACATTTTACGTCCCAAAATGATTATCCGTTTATATCATGATGCTCGAATGGCTGAGGTGATCAGTAATCAAGACATTAAACAAGTTCAACCTCGTTACGATTACCCCAATAGTAAAATGCATTTACCTGATGAAAAAGAGCAAATTAATCAGTTCCTTAAAGAATGGCTGCAACTTTGTTTAAAGTTAGGCCAAGTCAATTTATCACTTCTTGAGTAA
- a CDS encoding metallophosphoesterase produces the protein MSSIFKIAQISDCHLFSQTDGLHHGANVYHNLVSVLDDIKNLHLVDAIVFTGDITQDHSEKSYQLFVQAVVESDIAIPFYYLAGNHDELELLDKYLSVPPFNREKVFNDKYWQIVLLNSKSETPKGLVTPSDLSAFESIVDGNKHQLVMMHHHPLDVGYFIDQHGLENQAEFWQTINKFSSIKAITCGHVHQALTLYSDQSPAIPLFTCPATSIQFDTNKSAGASNGQGPGYRVFSLFTNGKIKSDSYFLTKE, from the coding sequence TTGTCTTCTATTTTTAAAATTGCGCAAATAAGCGACTGCCATTTGTTTTCTCAAACGGATGGTTTGCATCATGGTGCTAATGTTTACCATAATTTAGTCAGTGTTTTAGACGATATTAAAAATCTGCATTTAGTAGATGCTATTGTATTCACCGGTGATATTACTCAAGACCATAGTGAAAAGTCTTATCAACTTTTTGTGCAAGCGGTTGTTGAAAGTGACATAGCGATACCTTTTTATTATTTGGCGGGTAATCATGATGAACTCGAGTTATTGGATAAATATTTATCTGTTCCTCCTTTTAATCGTGAAAAAGTCTTTAATGATAAATATTGGCAAATTGTTTTACTTAACAGTAAAAGTGAAACGCCGAAAGGTCTGGTAACACCAAGCGATTTATCTGCATTTGAGTCAATCGTTGATGGTAATAAACATCAATTAGTGATGATGCATCATCACCCATTAGATGTTGGTTATTTTATTGATCAACACGGTTTAGAAAATCAAGCAGAGTTTTGGCAAACGATTAATAAGTTTTCGAGTATTAAAGCCATTACCTGTGGTCATGTGCATCAAGCATTAACCTTGTATTCAGACCAATCACCAGCCATACCCTTATTTACCTGTCCCGCTACATCGATTCAATTTGACACGAATAAAAGCGCTGGTGCTTCAAATGGGCAAGGGCCAGGCTATCGTGTTTTTTCGCTATTTACTAATGGAAAAATAAAGTCAGACAGCTACTTTTTAACAAAGGAATAA
- a CDS encoding YqiA/YcfP family alpha/beta fold hydrolase encodes MSKQVNILYLHGFNSSPQSMKAQLTKHYFNEHFPEVSFFSPQLASSPTAVIEQLTTLIDSKSDRENIWYFIGSSLGGYFSTYLSEKYRGKAVLINPAVKPFELLVDYLGEQTNPYTQEVYYIEKHFIESLKSLEQQFISKNNYLVMVQTGDEVLDYQKAVDKYCDCQIIVQQGGDHSFIDYSKVLPKIAMFFNLYPKSQ; translated from the coding sequence ATGTCTAAACAGGTTAATATTTTATATCTACATGGTTTTAATTCATCACCACAATCGATGAAAGCGCAACTGACAAAGCATTATTTTAATGAACATTTTCCCGAAGTCTCATTTTTTAGCCCTCAGTTAGCTTCGTCACCAACGGCTGTTATCGAACAATTAACGACACTAATAGACTCAAAAAGCGATAGAGAAAACATTTGGTATTTTATTGGTTCATCACTAGGTGGCTATTTTTCAACGTATTTATCAGAGAAATATCGAGGCAAAGCCGTATTAATTAATCCTGCGGTAAAGCCCTTTGAATTATTAGTCGATTATTTAGGTGAGCAAACTAATCCTTACACGCAGGAAGTTTATTACATTGAAAAGCATTTCATTGAGTCATTAAAAAGTCTTGAACAACAATTTATTTCGAAAAATAATTACTTGGTCATGGTACAAACAGGCGATGAAGTGTTAGATTATCAAAAAGCTGTCGATAAATATTGTGACTGCCAAATAATTGTCCAGCAAGGCGGGGATCACAGCTTTATTGATTACTCGAAAGTGTTACCTAAAATTGCGATGTTTTTTAATTTATACCCAAAAAGTCAATAA